GTAACTTCTGAACCTTCTCCAGCAAGTTTAGCAATCTGTTCTAAAACCTTTTTATTTTTCATATCTGTGTTGATTCCAAACAAAATATTTTTATACACGATTACCACTCCTTTTCATTTTATTTTAAACTACTTATCCCACCGTTTTCAAATATTTTACATTCCGAAAAAATATAAAATATTAACAAACTATAAACATTTTATATTTTTTATAATAGTCCTAGATTTATTTCCCAATTTACTATAAACTAAAAATAATTAATAAACAAAATAATTGTTTTACATTGATTAAATACTTTTATGAAAGCATCTAATCATTTTAAGGTCTATTATTTTTTTATTAAAACAAAGTAATATTAGGGAGGGAAATATTATGGCTAATTCTAATCAGACAGATCAGAATCCTTTTAACCAAAACACCTCAGAACAACAAAATTCGCAACAAAATTCACAACAAAATAATCCATTTAATGATTCTAATGCTAATAATCAGCCGCAACAATCGGGAAACGGCAATGGTTCTAGTATGAAACCTTGGTTATTTGGTTGTGGTGGATGTTTAATTATATTCATTATTTTAGCTGTGATTTTAGGAGCATGTGCTGCTGGTCCTATAAAAGACCAAATTGATGATTTCACAAACAACAAGACAGAAGAAGCGTCAACTGAAGAAGAGACTACAGAGGAAAATTCTACTGAAGAAGAATCAACTGAAGAAGAATCAACTGAAGAAGAGACTACAGAAGAACCTACTACTGAGGAAAACTCTACTGAAGAAGATGATAACGATTCATCTATCGTAAATAGAAACACATCAGTCGGTAGTCCAATTAGTGTTTTCGGTACGAAAGTGACGGTTGAAAAAGCAGAATTTGTTGAACCAACTTCTAAATACAGTAAGCCTACTAAAGATAAAATATTAAAAGTTTCATACAAACTAGAAAATATTAATAACTCAAGCTTAATTGTTGGTGATACAAACTTCGGAATTACAGCTGACGGTAGCCGAGTTTCAAAATTTTATGGTATGGATGACACAAATGACGGGTTCTCATTTAGTCTAAAACCTGGTCAATCTGATACAGGATATGCATACTACGATGTGCCAGAAGCAGATCAATACGATGTATATTTACAATTACGTTCATCAGATAAACGTTACAAAATGAAATGGGAAATTGAAGAAAACGATGTAAAGTAAATAAAAATCCGCTAGACAGTGAACTTGTCTAGCGGATTTTCTATTACAAAACGATAAAACTTAAGCACGTATTATTTTTTGAATTTATCAATAACATCGTTTGCTTTACTTTTAACGTTTTCAACTGTTTCTTTGGCTTTGCCTGAAGTTTTATCTTTTTTACCTTCGTTTTCTAAATCTTTATTATCTGTTGCATTACCAACTGTTTCTTTAACATTACCTTTTGCTTGTTCGAATTTACTTTCGTCTGCCATTTTATATCACCCTTCATAAATCATATTGAATGATTGCCATTCACAGTAAATATACCCATAGAGCCAACTTTGTAAACATCTCATCTTACTCTGTGCCATTTAATATTGCTTTTATATTGTAACCTCTCTATACGCAGATTGTTTGTTATTATATAGAATCAGCACCTAAATATGAAAACTTTTAATTTAATTATGGTTTAAAAAACAATATGTGGGTAAACACTAAATATATACTAAAGGAGGTATTTTTTTATGGCAACTCAATATGAAACAAAAGCAACAAACACTGGTGGACGTAAAGGTCATGTTTATACAGATGATAAAGCAATCGATGTAGACGTGTTACCACCACAACAAGCTGACGGTAAAGCTACGAACCCTGAACAATTATTCGCTGCAGGTTATGCTTCATGTTTCAACGGTGCTTTCGATTTAATTCTAAAACAAAACAAAGTGCGTGACGCTGAACCAGAAGTTACGTTAACTGTACGTTTAGTAGAAGATGAAAATGCTGAAAGTCCAAAACTAGAAGTAGATATTGATGCTAAAGTTAAAAACGTATCTCAAGAAGACGCAGAAAAATATTTAAAAGATGCTCATGACTTCTGTCCTTACTCTAAAGCAACTAGAGATAATATAGATGTTAAATTAAATGTTGAAGCTGTTTAATAATATAAAAGAAGATCTTGGGACATAAATGTCCTAAAAATTAAAAAACAGTAGAAATTCATTATTAAAAATGAATTTCTACTGTTTTTCTTATTTAAAGTTCTTTGTTCTTTTAAGTACATGCTATATGTTGCAAGACTTACCAAACAAGCAACATAGAAGGCCTGTATGTTGCAAGACTTATCAAACAAGCAACATAGAAAGCCTGTATGTTGCAAGACTTATCAAACAAGCAACATAGAAAGCCTGTATGTTGCAAGACTCAACAAACAAGCAACATAGAAGACCTGTATGTTGCAAGACTCACCAAACAAGCAACATAGAAGACCTGTATGTTGCAAGACTTACTAAACAAGCAACATAGAAAGCCTGTATGTTGCAAGACTCACTAAACAAGCAACATTCAGACCCGCTCCCACTACCGGCTCGAACCCCATCCTATTATAAATAGAAGTTTGGACATAAAGCACCTCGATAATTTAGTTTTTGTCGTTATTAATTAAATTATAGGAAAGTGCTTTATTTTTTTATAAAAATGGATATTTATAACGATTTTGTAAAGTGCTGACGCCCGGGGGAATAGTACGAGTGAGAGACTACAGGCTCGAGCCATATCCCCAGGCAAGCATGCACGAACAAAATCGTAAGGTTTTAATATAAAAATAAACATATCACATTACTTACAAATATCAGTAGCATGATATGCTTTTTTATTTTGAGTGGAGCATAATATTCTTCACGATTTTGTAAAGTGCTGACGCCCGGGGGAATAGTATGAGTGAGAGACTACAGGCTCGAACCATACCCCCAGGCAAGCATGCACTTTCAAAATCGTAAGATTTTATAAAAAATAACAACTCATTTCTAGCTGAATAAATCAGTGAAATGAGTTGTTATTGATTTTGAGAGTGGTTATTTATATTCCAATCTCTTTATTTTTATGATTTTTTTGTTCCTTCATCTTTATTCCACCATAATGCATCTTTTGGATTTTCATATACTTCTTGTAAGTCTTCTTTATTATCAACGTTAGGATATGATCCTTTTAATGATTTATTTGAAGTCGTTTTAAACATAAACAAGAATATGAGCAAGCCTACTACATTAATAAATGTTAAATAATATGATGGTGCAATTTTTTGACCGGTTGTTTCAACAAGAGTCGTCAAAATAAATGGTGTTAAACCACCAAATATTGCAGCACCAATATTATATACAAGTGATAATGTTCTAAGTCTTACTTTAGTATAGAATATACTTGGTAACACTGAAGGCATCACACCTTCAAATGTAGACATGAATAATGCAATTATGAATAATCCCATAATAATAACTGGAATTGATGGAATACTCATTAACCAAAAAGCTAAAACTGAGAATAAACTAAATCCTATAAGTCCAAATAAAATGGTGTTTTTATTACCCACTTTATCACTGTACCAACCAAAGAAGAATACTGCTGGTATCATGGCTGCCATGGTTAAAGTACTCAGTATACTACTCATCGTTCCACCTAAATCTATCGTACCATTCAAGAAGGACGGCATATATGACAGCACCATATAGTTCGCAACGTTCAAGAATGCTACACCTGTGAAGCAGACGATAATGTCTCTCCAATATTTTCTAAATATATCTTTATAAGAATACTCAAGCTCTTCTTGTTCTTCAAGTGAGGTTTCATATGCTGGGCTCTCATCTAAATTATTTCTCAAATAAACACCTATAATTCCTAAAGGTGCTGCAATAATGAAAGGTATTCTCCATCCCCATGAAGCCATTTGTTCGTCACTAAGCACTGCATACATGATACCAACAAGCGCTGCAGCTAATATACTTCCTGACAAAGTACCTATTTCAAGTCCGCTTCCTAATTTACCTCTCGCCTTGTCTGGTGAAATTTCAGCTATGTATGTCATAGCACCTGCATATTCACCGCCTGTTGAGAATGACTGTACCATTCTAACAATCAATAACAGAATAGGTGCCCAAATTCCTATTTGATGTTGCGTAGGTAAAAGACCTAAAGCTAACGTAGATAATGCCATCATAATAATCGTTGTTGATAGCACGACTTTACGCCCATGTTTATCTCCAAGATGGCTAAAGAATATACCACCTATTGGTCTAACTATAAAAGCAAAAGCAAATACGGCAAATGTTGATGCCAGTTGAATTTCTTTTGGCATATTACCAAAGAAGTTCATACTGATAATTACTGCCAATTGAGCATAAAGTCCAAAGTCGAACCACTCAATCGCATTACCGATCCCTGTTGCGACAACCGTTTTTTTAGTTTTACTAGCGTCTACAACGTTGACGTTCTTTCTCTTGAATTTCATAATGATAAACACTCCCCATTTTATCTATATATTCATATAACCTATTAAAATGTTTTTAATCAGAATATTTTAAATTCATTAGCGTAAATACTGCACAATCTTATACATATCAATTGTTATATGCATAACTTAAAATTCAAAGAAAAACGCCATTCAATAGATTCACGTTAAAGTGATCTATTAAATGGCGTTTAAACATTACTTTATATTTTTTTAGCTAAATCCGTCATAAAATCAAAGAATCCATCTCTATCAACATCATTGATAATATTGACCGTTCTGCCTTCTTCACTTTTAAAAGTTCTACCTTGGCTAGGACCATCTGTTATTACCGAAATTTTTTGTTTTTCTTTTTTTACAAGTTCTGGCTTGCCAACATATGCTGTTGTTAATACATCCCATAAGAAATAAGTAGAATTGGTAACAAAGTGTGTTAACGGTGGAACAAGTGCATAACAAATTCCCATAAAATCAACACCTTCATATCGTCTTTCATTAGCCCAACGTTTACGAATGTCTGGCGTTAATGGCACTTGGTTTGTACTTTCTAGCGCAACCATATCAATTGTTATATTCGTATCAAATACTGTTTGAACAGCTTCTGGATCCCAGTAAGCATTCCACTCTGCTGTACCATCATGTTCTGGTTCTTCAACATTACCTTTATCCAACAATGTTCCACCCATCCATACGACTCTTTCGATACGATCTTCTATTCTAGGTTCAACTTTTAAACTTTTAGCTAAATCCGTTAAAGGTCCCGTCAATAACATGATGACCTTTTCAGAACTAGCCATTACCTTTTCAATCATATCTTCATAAGCTTCTTTATTAGAAATAGTAGATTGCTTATCCATTTCTTCATTTAAAATCGGCATTGCATCTACTAAAAATGCATGCATTCTCCAATCTTTAGGAAAAGGATTTTTCCCTCTTTCTTTAGATGGGGCAACATCTAATTGTTGAGACGAAAAGCGATTAATGATTTTACATGAAGCATTTGTTGCAGGTTCAACGTAACTATCTGCACCAATTGCACTTACACCAATCAAATTCACATCATCCATTTGCAATAATAAAAACAAAGAAATTAAATCATCTACGCCACCATCATGGTTAAAATAAACTGTCTGCATCAATATACCTCTTCCTACTACTTCTAATATATTATTTTATTTCAACTAACGTTCTTCAGATGAGTTTGAGTCACGTTGAGATTGTTTCGGTTCAGCTGCTCTATCTCTCTCTTTTTGGGCTGCTTGTTGCGCTGCACGTTCTTTTTCTCTTTGGGCTGCTTGTTCTTGTTGTTGCTGTTGTTGCTTTTCACGTTCGGCAGCAGCTTGTTCTTCACGTCGGTTCTGTTCAGCTTCTTGCTCTTGTTTAGCTTTTTGTTGCTCAGCTGCTTTGTCTTTGGCAGCTTGTTCTTCAGCTGCTTTATCTTCAGCTGCTTGTTGCTTTTCGTCTTCAGCCGCTTTATCTTCGGCTGCTTTGTCTTTCGCTGCTTGTTCGTCTTCAGCTTTTTTATCGGCTTCTTCTTGGTGTGCTTTCTCATCTTCGGCTGATTTTTTATCTGCCTCTTCTTTAGCCGCTTTATCTTTAGCGTCTTGTTGACGTTTTTTCTCTGCTTCGTCTAATTTTCTCTGTTCTTCAGCAGAATTATTAGGCTGTTGAACTGTATTTTGTTCATAAGTTTGTGGCTCTTGTGGTGGCGCTTCTTCGCTCGTTCTTCCACTATTCAAGTCTTCTTTAATATCTTTTTTTGCGATATTCCAGTTTGCTTTATATGTTTTCTTAGATGGTTTAATGTCCATTTCCACTTGATATTTATCCGTATCCACTACATCATAATATAAATAACTAGAACCAGATTTCCCTTTATCTAGTTGATGTTGAAAACCGCCTTTATTATCTTTCATACCATTAAATTGCGGTTGTACTTCACCATCAATTGTTAATTTAAAATTAGAATTATCAATAAACTTTTTATCTTTTTCTAAATTTTTGAATTTATAATTGATTTTTAATATTTTGCCATTTTGTGAATATGAATAGCCGTCATCAGGAAGTACAAACTCGGCTTTAGTAACTGTCACTTCTAAACCGTCTACGATAATTTTGTCACCAATCTTTAAATCTTTTAAGTCTTTTTTAGGTGTATCAGATATATGTTTCACTTGCTTTGGCTTGTCTTCTTTAAATAATTGATCATATGAATACTCTTTATCAAAAGATAAACTTACAAAAATAAAAACAAAACTAATAACACCAATTACGAATAGTAAAATTGTACTTACTAAATAGCTACTATACTGTTTTTCTTTGGCATATTTTACTACTGTGATAACCAAAGTAGTAATAAAGGCGATGGATATAATAACCCATAATAACGCAAAAAGTATACTACTCATCTTTTCTCTCCTTTTTCGATTGATTAGTCATTTTATCATAGCATGAATTATTAAAAATAATAGTGTAAAACTAAATTATCACTAACTATTATTGACCATTTAAAATATCAATTAAAAAAACAGGTAGAAAAAATTGTTTCTAACCTGTTTCATCAATTTAATTATTCTTCTAATCTTTCAAAAGTTAATTCATATAAATCTTTATCATCTAAATTTACAAAATTATCGATAGAGATTCTATATTCATTAGATGAACGCTTTTTAGAAACTTGACCACTATATTTTAATTCAATCGTCATATTTGTCTCATAAACATTATTTTCAATCGTATCACTAAATTCAGTGAACACTTTTTGATTAATAGGAATCAAATAAAACTGATTGTTAGGTAAAATATTAACCATCTTTCGTTGAAGAACTTCATCACCATTTAATTTTAGAACCACTTCAATATCCTTTGCAGATCCTCCACCTAAATTCAATAATTTTAATGCAGTGTTTACATACTCATGGTCTGAGGCAGTTAAATTCATCACCTTAATACCATTTTTCTTCTTTTCCAAAATAATTTGGTCAAAAGATAAATAAGGGATAAAAGATATTTTAATCTGACGAATTTGTATCATAACAGAAATGAAATATAAAATGGCCATAATAAATGTACCTATTGAACCAACAGCTTGAATAACATTAATCATACTTTCACCTCTCAATAAAACCTTGTTATACCCTATACCCATTTCAAGGCTCGTAAATCATATAAATTATAAAAATTATAATTTATAACGATAGTAGTGAATCATACATAAAGTTAAAATACCGTCTTAAGAAATACGTATGTCTTAAGACGGTTATGCTTTACGTTTATTTATTTGAGTGATCTTCTAACAAACCGCCATGGAAACAATAATATTTATCAGCATTTAAGTCTTTTATTTTCTTCAAAGAGTGCTCCGCTTCTTCAAGATTCATACTATATTTAGGGTTAGCAACAACTAATTTTTCTCCTTCTTTAACAGCAGCATCGCCAGTAATGGCACTATTAATAGACTGAATATATAATGAAATATGGCCAGCTGTATGACCAGGTGTTTGTACAACTTCTACCTCATTATTCAATATCATTGCACCATCCGTTACTTTTATATCAACATCGACATGTTCCAAAGCTTCTAATGTTTGTACAAATGCTTCACCAAATGGTTTATCTTTTTCAGACATGTCCTTTAATAAACCCTCAGCTTGAATCAACCTTTCAGATTTTTCCATACCACTTATATATTTAGATTCTAAAAAACTACTTATAATTTGGACGTGAGGATATTTATCTTTAAAAGCTTTTAAAGCACCAATATGATCATCATCGTAGTGCGTAATAATGATGTTCTGTAGATTTTTAATATCGTAGCCTAAACCATTAATTTCCTGCTCGATTTTAGACATAAAACCAGGATACCCCGTATCAACAAGTGTGAGTTCTTCGTCTAA
This portion of the Mammaliicoccus vitulinus genome encodes:
- a CDS encoding MBL fold metallo-hydrolase, producing the protein MKIEQLNIQFEYEGTEYEIHPSLIILDEELTLVDTGYPGFMSKIEQEINGLGYDIKNLQNIIITHYDDDHIGALKAFKDKYPHVQIISSFLESKYISGMEKSERLIQAEGLLKDMSEKDKPFGEAFVQTLEALEHVDVDIKVTDGAMILNNEVEVVQTPGHTAGHISLYIQSINSAITGDAAVKEGEKLVVANPKYSMNLEEAEHSLKKIKDLNADKYYCFHGGLLEDHSNK
- a CDS encoding nucleoside hydrolase; this translates as MQTVYFNHDGGVDDLISLFLLLQMDDVNLIGVSAIGADSYVEPATNASCKIINRFSSQQLDVAPSKERGKNPFPKDWRMHAFLVDAMPILNEEMDKQSTISNKEAYEDMIEKVMASSEKVIMLLTGPLTDLAKSLKVEPRIEDRIERVVWMGGTLLDKGNVEEPEHDGTAEWNAYWDPEAVQTVFDTNITIDMVALESTNQVPLTPDIRKRWANERRYEGVDFMGICYALVPPLTHFVTNSTYFLWDVLTTAYVGKPELVKKEKQKISVITDGPSQGRTFKSEEGRTVNIINDVDRDGFFDFMTDLAKKI
- a CDS encoding CsbD family protein encodes the protein MADESKFEQAKGNVKETVGNATDNKDLENEGKKDKTSGKAKETVENVKSKANDVIDKFKK
- a CDS encoding organic hydroperoxide resistance protein, producing MATQYETKATNTGGRKGHVYTDDKAIDVDVLPPQQADGKATNPEQLFAAGYASCFNGAFDLILKQNKVRDAEPEVTLTVRLVEDENAESPKLEVDIDAKVKNVSQEDAEKYLKDAHDFCPYSKATRDNIDVKLNVEAV
- a CDS encoding DUF4352 domain-containing protein, whose protein sequence is MSSILFALLWVIISIAFITTLVITVVKYAKEKQYSSYLVSTILLFVIGVISFVFIFVSLSFDKEYSYDQLFKEDKPKQVKHISDTPKKDLKDLKIGDKIIVDGLEVTVTKAEFVLPDDGYSYSQNGKILKINYKFKNLEKDKKFIDNSNFKLTIDGEVQPQFNGMKDNKGGFQHQLDKGKSGSSYLYYDVVDTDKYQVEMDIKPSKKTYKANWNIAKKDIKEDLNSGRTSEEAPPQEPQTYEQNTVQQPNNSAEEQRKLDEAEKKRQQDAKDKAAKEEADKKSAEDEKAHQEEADKKAEDEQAAKDKAAEDKAAEDEKQQAAEDKAAEEQAAKDKAAEQQKAKQEQEAEQNRREEQAAAEREKQQQQQQEQAAQREKERAAQQAAQKERDRAAEPKQSQRDSNSSEER
- a CDS encoding DUF4352 domain-containing protein → MANSNQTDQNPFNQNTSEQQNSQQNSQQNNPFNDSNANNQPQQSGNGNGSSMKPWLFGCGGCLIIFIILAVILGACAAGPIKDQIDDFTNNKTEEASTEEETTEENSTEEESTEEESTEEETTEEPTTEENSTEEDDNDSSIVNRNTSVGSPISVFGTKVTVEKAEFVEPTSKYSKPTKDKILKVSYKLENINNSSLIVGDTNFGITADGSRVSKFYGMDDTNDGFSFSLKPGQSDTGYAYYDVPEADQYDVYLQLRSSDKRYKMKWEIEENDVK
- a CDS encoding MFS transporter, producing the protein MKFKRKNVNVVDASKTKKTVVATGIGNAIEWFDFGLYAQLAVIISMNFFGNMPKEIQLASTFAVFAFAFIVRPIGGIFFSHLGDKHGRKVVLSTTIIMMALSTLALGLLPTQHQIGIWAPILLLIVRMVQSFSTGGEYAGAMTYIAEISPDKARGKLGSGLEIGTLSGSILAAALVGIMYAVLSDEQMASWGWRIPFIIAAPLGIIGVYLRNNLDESPAYETSLEEQEELEYSYKDIFRKYWRDIIVCFTGVAFLNVANYMVLSYMPSFLNGTIDLGGTMSSILSTLTMAAMIPAVFFFGWYSDKVGNKNTILFGLIGFSLFSVLAFWLMSIPSIPVIIMGLFIIALFMSTFEGVMPSVLPSIFYTKVRLRTLSLVYNIGAAIFGGLTPFILTTLVETTGQKIAPSYYLTFINVVGLLIFLFMFKTTSNKSLKGSYPNVDNKEDLQEVYENPKDALWWNKDEGTKKS